A part of Streptantibioticus cattleyicolor NRRL 8057 = DSM 46488 genomic DNA contains:
- a CDS encoding ABC transporter ATP-binding protein has product MIEATALTKRYGDRTAVADLSFTVRPGVVTGFLGPNGAGKSTTMRMLLGLDAPTSGHATIGGRSYADHPAPLHEVGAMLEARAVHTGRTAYNHLLALAATTGISRRRVDEVIGLVGLGDVARKRAGGFSLGMGQRLGIASALLGDPATVILDEPVNGLDPEGIRWIRNLLKGLAAEGRTVFVSSHLMSEMALTAEQLIVVGRGRLIADISVEEFTHQASTGSVLVRTPDAERLRAALAGPDVTVTSERPGELVVSGLGSEQIGLAAAEHRVVLHELTPQRASLEEAFMELTRDAVEYQAAAPAATGLISEGTAA; this is encoded by the coding sequence ATGATCGAAGCGACCGCACTCACCAAGCGCTACGGCGACCGCACCGCGGTCGCCGACCTCAGCTTCACCGTCCGGCCCGGTGTCGTCACCGGATTCCTCGGGCCCAACGGCGCGGGCAAGTCCACCACCATGCGCATGCTGCTGGGGCTGGACGCCCCCACCTCCGGACACGCCACCATAGGCGGTCGTTCCTACGCCGACCACCCGGCCCCGTTGCACGAGGTGGGCGCCATGCTGGAGGCACGGGCCGTGCACACCGGGCGCACCGCCTACAACCACTTGCTGGCGCTCGCCGCCACCACCGGTATATCCCGCCGCCGGGTGGACGAGGTGATCGGCCTGGTCGGCCTCGGCGACGTGGCACGCAAACGGGCCGGCGGCTTCTCGCTGGGCATGGGACAGCGTCTCGGCATCGCCAGCGCCCTGCTGGGCGACCCCGCCACCGTCATCCTCGACGAGCCGGTCAACGGGCTGGACCCGGAAGGGATCCGCTGGATCCGCAACCTCCTCAAGGGGCTGGCCGCCGAGGGGCGCACGGTTTTCGTCTCCTCGCACCTGATGAGCGAGATGGCGCTCACCGCGGAGCAGTTGATCGTGGTCGGCCGAGGCCGGCTCATCGCGGACATCTCCGTCGAGGAGTTCACCCACCAGGCGTCGACCGGCTCCGTGCTGGTCCGTACCCCGGACGCGGAACGGCTGCGGGCCGCGCTGGCCGGGCCGGACGTCACGGTCACCAGCGAGCGGCCCGGCGAGCTGGTCGTGTCCGGACTCGGCAGCGAGCAGATCGGCCTGGCCGCCGCGGAACACCGGGTGGTCCTCCACGAATTGACGCCGCAGCGTGCCTCGTTGGAGGAGGCGTTCATGGAACTGACCCGGGACGCCGTCGAGTACCAGGCCGCCGCCCCCGCCGCCACCGGACTGATCAGCGAAGGAACCGCAGCATGA
- a CDS encoding ABC transporter permease subunit — protein MSAATAPVATAPATGRRRVTLPRVVTSEWIKFRSLRSTYLTLLIGVVVMIGIAALACWATANRWPHLPMGEKEGFDAAGRSIDGFMFAQLAIGVLGVLVISGEYATGMIRATLAAVPKRLPVLWAKLLVFGSVTLVVTAVASLVSFFVGQAMLSAQHIQTSLSASGVPRVVLGTALYLTLVGLFGVGMGTVTRSTPGGIAGVFGTVLVLPLILHALPSSWVDAIGPYLPSNAGQALTVLHAEPHQLAPWTGFGVFCLYVAAVIAAGAVVLKRRDA, from the coding sequence ATGAGCGCCGCGACCGCCCCCGTCGCCACCGCCCCGGCCACCGGGCGCCGCCGGGTCACCCTGCCCCGGGTGGTCACCTCCGAGTGGATCAAGTTCCGCTCGCTGCGCTCGACATATCTGACCCTGCTCATCGGCGTGGTGGTGATGATCGGCATCGCGGCACTCGCGTGCTGGGCCACCGCCAACCGCTGGCCGCACCTGCCGATGGGGGAGAAGGAGGGCTTCGACGCCGCCGGACGCAGCATCGACGGCTTCATGTTCGCGCAGCTCGCGATCGGCGTCCTCGGGGTGCTCGTGATCAGCGGCGAGTACGCGACGGGCATGATCCGCGCCACGCTGGCCGCGGTGCCCAAGCGGCTGCCGGTGCTCTGGGCCAAGCTGCTCGTCTTCGGCTCGGTGACCCTGGTGGTCACCGCGGTGGCCTCGCTGGTGTCGTTCTTCGTCGGGCAGGCGATGCTGTCGGCCCAGCACATCCAGACCTCGCTGTCCGCCTCCGGCGTGCCCCGGGTCGTGCTGGGCACCGCGCTCTACCTGACGCTGGTCGGACTCTTCGGTGTCGGCATGGGCACGGTGACGCGGTCGACGCCGGGCGGTATCGCCGGTGTCTTCGGCACGGTCCTCGTGCTGCCGCTGATCCTGCACGCGCTGCCGTCCTCCTGGGTCGACGCCATCGGCCCGTACCTGCCCAGCAACGCCGGCCAGGCGCTCACCGTGCTCCACGCCGAGCCGCACCAGCTCGCGCCGTGGACCGGGTTCGGGGTGTTCTGCCTGTACGTGGCCGCGGTGATCGCCGCCGGCGCCGTCGTCCTCAAGCGACGGGACGCGTGA
- a CDS encoding sensor histidine kinase, translating to MTRSEAAVGPGAEQPRRGSGLSGVLARHTAVADALLTGGLFLVLTAGMHHYLLSHPPLLLLQAGLVVPLMWRRRCPFAVFAVIAAVAFVQWLCDVLVLSGDMVLLCALYTVAAHCSRLRAAAAAAVLGLGNLLEATRFPDVERGVKGFAALCAMAVAAGAIGLYVRGRRAYLAALEDRAARLERERDQRAQLAVAGERARIAREMHDIVTHSLSVMVALADGAAFATRHAPDKAVAAMAQVSGTGRQALTDMRRFLGVLRADEPDALRHPQPGLAQLHDLAAQVRAAGLPVRLTVDGDVTAVPAAAQLTVYRLVQEALTNTMKHATAVNGATVRVSCPGDRVEVEVHDDGRPAGGTAEGGHGIVGMRDRVAAYGGVLHAGPLPEGGWRVAACLKLEGES from the coding sequence GTGACGCGGTCGGAGGCGGCCGTCGGCCCCGGTGCGGAACAGCCGCGCCGGGGCTCCGGCCTGTCCGGTGTTCTCGCCCGCCACACGGCGGTGGCCGACGCGCTGCTGACCGGCGGGCTCTTCCTGGTGCTCACCGCGGGCATGCACCACTACCTGCTGAGCCATCCGCCGCTGCTGCTCCTGCAGGCCGGCCTGGTGGTCCCGCTGATGTGGCGGCGGCGGTGCCCGTTCGCGGTCTTCGCCGTCATCGCGGCGGTCGCCTTCGTCCAGTGGCTGTGCGACGTGCTGGTCCTCAGCGGCGACATGGTGTTGTTGTGCGCCCTGTACACCGTCGCCGCGCACTGTTCCCGTCTTCGCGCCGCGGCCGCGGCTGCCGTGCTGGGGCTGGGCAACCTGCTGGAGGCGACCCGGTTCCCGGACGTGGAGCGCGGCGTGAAGGGCTTCGCCGCGCTGTGCGCCATGGCGGTCGCGGCCGGCGCGATCGGGCTGTACGTGCGGGGCCGGCGGGCCTACCTCGCCGCCCTGGAGGACCGCGCCGCCCGCCTGGAACGCGAACGCGACCAGCGGGCCCAGCTCGCCGTGGCCGGGGAACGCGCCCGCATCGCCCGGGAGATGCACGACATCGTCACCCACAGCCTGTCGGTGATGGTCGCACTGGCCGACGGCGCCGCGTTCGCCACCCGGCACGCACCGGACAAGGCGGTGGCCGCCATGGCACAGGTCTCCGGCACCGGTCGCCAGGCCCTCACCGACATGCGCCGCTTCCTGGGCGTACTGCGCGCCGACGAACCCGACGCGCTGCGGCACCCGCAGCCCGGGCTGGCCCAGCTCCACGACCTGGCCGCCCAGGTACGGGCCGCCGGCCTGCCGGTGCGGCTGACGGTCGACGGCGACGTGACCGCCGTACCCGCCGCGGCCCAGCTGACCGTCTACCGGCTGGTGCAGGAGGCGCTCACCAACACCATGAAGCACGCCACCGCGGTGAACGGCGCGACGGTACGCGTAAGCTGCCCCGGTGACCGGGTCGAGGTCGAGGTCCACGACGACGGGCGGCCGGCCGGCGGGACGGCCGAGGGCGGCCACGGGATCGTCGGCATGCGCGACCGGGTCGCCGCCTACGGCGGGGTCCTGCACGCCGGACCACTGCCCGAAGGAGGGTGGCGGGTGGCCGCCTGCCTGAAACTGGAAGGGGAGTCGTGA
- a CDS encoding response regulator — MTIKVLLVDDQPLMRVAFNLVLESQPDLTVVGEAGDGAEAVRLARRLQPQVVLMDVRMPGVDGIEATEEIITACPETRVLILTTFDLDEYAFAALRAGASGFLIKNALPEELLSAIRTVATGDAVVSPRVTRRLLETCAHQLPVPEGPSDTRLSPLTARERQILTEVAKGKSNSEIATDLHLAEATVKTHLGRVLAKLGLRDRVQAVVFAYETRLVKPT, encoded by the coding sequence GTGACCATCAAGGTCCTGCTCGTCGACGACCAGCCGCTGATGCGGGTGGCGTTCAACCTGGTCCTGGAATCCCAGCCCGACCTGACCGTGGTCGGCGAGGCCGGGGACGGCGCGGAGGCGGTCCGACTGGCCCGGCGACTCCAGCCGCAGGTGGTGCTGATGGACGTCCGCATGCCCGGTGTCGACGGCATCGAGGCCACCGAAGAGATCATCACCGCCTGCCCGGAAACCCGGGTACTCATCCTGACCACCTTCGACCTGGACGAATACGCCTTCGCGGCACTGCGCGCCGGAGCCTCCGGCTTCCTGATCAAGAACGCGCTCCCGGAGGAACTCCTCTCCGCCATCCGCACCGTGGCCACCGGCGACGCCGTCGTCTCCCCCCGCGTGACCCGACGGCTCCTGGAGACCTGTGCCCACCAACTCCCGGTTCCGGAGGGCCCGTCCGACACCCGCCTGTCACCGCTGACCGCACGCGAACGGCAGATCCTCACCGAGGTCGCCAAAGGCAAGTCCAACTCCGAGATCGCCACCGATCTGCACCTCGCCGAAGCCACCGTCAAAACCCACCTCGGCCGCGTACTCGCCAAACTCGGCCTGCGCGACCGGGTGCAGGCCGTGGTCTTCGCCTACGAAACCCGGCTGGTCAAACCCACCTGA
- a CDS encoding RNA polymerase sigma-70 factor, with translation MSERGDGSIRTTEPTTGGDRADHATETFVAHRNLLFTVAYEMLGSAADAEDVLQETWIRWTDVDHGTVRDQRAYLIRVTTRQALMRLRSLRRRKETYVGPWLPEPLLTAPDVAEDIELAEGASMAMLLVMETLTPTERAVFVLREVFGLDYDEIAEAVGKTPVTVRQIAHRARNHVTARRPRTAVSQAENRAALLAFQRAVETGDLRGLLDQLAPDVVFLSDGGGVVQAALEPVVGAELVAALLTAGLGRIAGTAAVQSAQVNGHPALIVRIGGQIEGVLAVRTEDDLITGVYFVRNPGKLSRLEHETSLRR, from the coding sequence ATGAGCGAGCGCGGTGACGGATCCATACGGACGACCGAACCGACCACCGGAGGTGACCGCGCGGATCACGCCACCGAGACCTTCGTCGCCCACCGGAACCTCCTGTTCACGGTTGCCTACGAGATGCTCGGCTCGGCGGCTGACGCCGAGGACGTCCTGCAGGAGACCTGGATACGGTGGACGGATGTCGACCACGGCACAGTGCGCGATCAGCGCGCCTATCTGATCCGGGTCACCACCCGGCAGGCGTTGATGCGGCTGCGTTCGCTGCGCAGGCGCAAGGAGACCTACGTCGGCCCCTGGCTGCCCGAGCCACTGCTGACCGCGCCCGATGTGGCCGAGGACATCGAACTGGCCGAAGGTGCCTCGATGGCGATGCTGTTGGTGATGGAGACGCTGACACCCACCGAGCGTGCCGTGTTCGTACTGCGGGAGGTGTTCGGCCTGGACTACGACGAGATCGCCGAGGCCGTCGGCAAGACCCCGGTCACGGTCCGGCAGATCGCACACCGGGCCCGCAACCATGTCACCGCTCGGCGCCCGCGCACAGCTGTTTCCCAGGCCGAGAACCGCGCAGCCCTGCTGGCGTTCCAGCGCGCGGTCGAAACCGGCGACCTGCGGGGCCTGCTCGACCAACTCGCCCCGGACGTCGTCTTCCTGAGCGATGGCGGCGGAGTCGTCCAGGCGGCCCTGGAACCCGTCGTCGGCGCGGAACTGGTCGCCGCCCTGTTGACAGCGGGGCTGGGCAGGATCGCAGGCACCGCGGCGGTGCAGTCGGCGCAGGTCAACGGCCACCCGGCACTGATCGTACGCATCGGCGGCCAGATCGAGGGCGTCCTGGCGGTGCGGACCGAGGACGACCTGATCACCGGGGTGTACTTCGTGCGCAACCCCGGCAAGTTGTCACGCCTGGAGCATGAGACCTCCCTGCGCCGCTGA
- a CDS encoding carboxymuconolactone decarboxylase family protein yields the protein MTVRLSLLGNPDAPAAKAADHFGAASRTILQDSTLPAALQKLVLLGASQINGDAYATDVWAKNAAAAGESPARIHLVAAWHESTVFTDAERAALALTEQGTRIAHAAGGVGDEAWTDAAKHYDQDQLADLVMLITLINATNRMSVIVRRPGGDYEPGGLGQR from the coding sequence ATGACCGTTCGTTTGAGCCTGCTCGGCAACCCGGACGCTCCCGCGGCCAAGGCCGCCGACCACTTCGGCGCCGCGAGCAGGACGATCCTCCAGGACTCGACCCTTCCCGCCGCACTCCAGAAGCTGGTCCTGCTGGGGGCCAGCCAGATCAACGGCGACGCCTACGCCACCGACGTGTGGGCCAAGAACGCCGCAGCCGCCGGAGAGAGCCCCGCCCGCATCCACCTGGTCGCCGCCTGGCACGAGTCCACGGTCTTCACCGACGCCGAACGCGCGGCGCTGGCACTGACCGAGCAGGGCACCCGCATCGCCCACGCGGCCGGTGGCGTCGGCGACGAGGCCTGGACGGACGCCGCCAAGCACTACGACCAGGACCAGCTGGCCGACCTGGTGATGCTCATCACCCTGATCAACGCGACCAACCGCATGAGCGTCATCGTCCGCCGGCCCGGCGGCGACTACGAGCCCGGCGGCCTCGGACAGCGCTGA
- a CDS encoding dienelactone hydrolase family protein, whose amino-acid sequence MRFTSARRLDDGVFEREFTLAEIPGILWTPASASASAPVPLILLGHPPLGLRKMYPRLVARARHCAAEGFATATIELPGRGDRPRWPAAEQAGADLRRALEAGEAVSDEIIDALILPLVDKAVPEWQAALDALLSLPEIGGPVGYSGGVISIGVRLAVVEPRIVAAALFAGSFVPRAMFEEARQVTIPLHVLLQWDDEGNDRQAALDLFDAFSSKEKSLHANMGGHTGVPQFEGDAVAQFFTRHLK is encoded by the coding sequence ATGCGTTTCACTTCAGCACGGCGCCTCGACGACGGCGTCTTCGAGCGTGAATTCACCCTCGCCGAGATCCCCGGCATCCTGTGGACACCCGCATCGGCATCCGCGTCCGCGCCGGTGCCGCTGATCCTGCTCGGCCACCCTCCCCTCGGACTGCGCAAGATGTACCCCCGGCTGGTGGCGCGGGCTCGGCACTGCGCGGCGGAGGGCTTCGCCACCGCCACCATCGAGCTTCCCGGACGCGGCGACCGGCCCCGTTGGCCCGCCGCCGAGCAGGCCGGCGCCGACCTGCGCCGGGCGCTGGAGGCGGGCGAGGCGGTCAGCGACGAGATCATCGACGCCCTCATCCTCCCGCTGGTCGACAAGGCGGTCCCGGAATGGCAGGCCGCCCTGGACGCCCTCCTTTCGCTGCCCGAGATCGGCGGCCCGGTCGGGTACTCGGGAGGAGTGATCTCCATCGGCGTCCGGCTCGCGGTGGTCGAGCCGCGCATCGTGGCCGCCGCTCTGTTCGCCGGGAGTTTCGTCCCCCGGGCCATGTTCGAAGAGGCCCGCCAGGTCACCATCCCCCTGCACGTCCTGCTGCAGTGGGACGACGAAGGCAACGACCGGCAGGCGGCCCTGGACCTGTTCGACGCCTTCAGCTCCAAGGAGAAGTCCCTGCACGCCAACATGGGCGGGCACACCGGCGTCCCCCAGTTCGAGGGAGACGCCGTGGCCCAGTTCTTCACCCGACATCTGAAGTGA
- the pdxR gene encoding MocR-like pyridoxine biosynthesis transcription factor PdxR: MTAATLANCGSPAYGCDFLQLDAGDAPAGGKADWLARRLREAIADGRLAVGGRLPPTRVLAAELRVSRGVVTEAYRRLAEDGHVEGRRRGGTVVVAAPFSQPSVPSGSRPCRVPEPVAAGLTVPGALFAGEPDADVFDALRATRARVDFTPGLPDLTAFPRAAWLRAERAVLAELSAGNLGYGDPRGAPQLRRAVAGWLATSRGIRVEPHEVLVVAGTAQALTLLHPVLRADGIEGVAVEDPGSLGTRQHLRNGALATPPVPVDDGGVRVDALRATGARAVLLTPAHQFPTGVVTSGERRRALLAWARDGGLILEDDYDAEHRYDRPPVAALRALLADQVCYMGSVSKLLAPALRIGWMVPPPRYRDALTDAKRFTDLGNAVLPQLVLARLMESGGLERHLRVLRGRHRRRRDAMIDALAEHLPGAVVHGAAAGLHLTVTYALEVPDVELAAAALARGVKCQPLSWHRQLPGPPGLVLGYAATPPGTITEGVATLGETLRELA; encoded by the coding sequence GTGACGGCAGCCACGTTGGCCAACTGCGGATCCCCGGCCTACGGCTGCGATTTCCTGCAGCTCGACGCTGGTGACGCACCTGCCGGTGGCAAGGCGGACTGGCTGGCTCGGCGGCTGCGGGAGGCGATAGCCGATGGCCGGCTGGCGGTGGGCGGCAGGCTGCCGCCCACCCGGGTGTTGGCCGCCGAACTGCGTGTCTCGCGCGGGGTGGTCACCGAGGCGTACCGGCGGCTGGCGGAGGACGGCCACGTTGAGGGGCGCCGGCGCGGCGGGACGGTGGTGGTCGCGGCACCTTTCTCGCAGCCGTCGGTGCCCAGCGGCAGCAGACCGTGCCGGGTCCCGGAGCCGGTCGCCGCCGGCCTGACGGTGCCAGGCGCGCTGTTCGCCGGTGAACCGGATGCCGATGTCTTCGACGCGTTGCGCGCTACCCGTGCGCGCGTCGACTTCACCCCCGGCCTGCCGGACCTCACCGCGTTCCCCCGCGCGGCCTGGTTGCGCGCCGAACGGGCCGTGCTCGCCGAGTTGTCGGCCGGGAACCTCGGCTACGGCGATCCCCGCGGAGCCCCGCAACTGCGTCGCGCTGTCGCCGGATGGCTGGCGACCAGCCGCGGTATCCGGGTGGAGCCGCACGAGGTGCTGGTGGTCGCCGGTACCGCGCAGGCGCTCACGCTGCTGCACCCCGTGCTGCGGGCGGACGGCATCGAGGGTGTCGCGGTCGAGGACCCCGGCTCGCTCGGCACCCGCCAGCACCTGCGCAACGGGGCCCTGGCCACCCCACCGGTCCCCGTCGACGACGGCGGCGTGCGCGTCGACGCACTGCGCGCCACCGGCGCCCGCGCGGTGCTGCTCACGCCCGCCCACCAATTCCCCACCGGCGTGGTGACCAGCGGGGAGCGCCGCCGCGCGCTGCTGGCCTGGGCGCGGGACGGCGGGCTGATCCTGGAGGACGACTACGACGCGGAGCACCGCTACGACCGGCCGCCGGTGGCCGCGCTGCGCGCGCTCCTGGCCGACCAGGTGTGCTACATGGGCAGCGTGTCCAAGCTGCTCGCGCCCGCGCTGCGGATCGGCTGGATGGTACCGCCGCCGCGCTACCGTGACGCGCTGACCGACGCGAAACGCTTCACCGACCTGGGCAACGCCGTGCTGCCGCAACTGGTGCTCGCCCGGCTGATGGAGTCCGGCGGCTTGGAGCGGCATCTGCGTGTGCTGCGCGGACGTCACCGACGCCGACGCGACGCGATGATCGATGCCCTCGCCGAGCATCTGCCGGGTGCGGTCGTACACGGTGCGGCGGCCGGCCTGCACCTGACCGTCACCTATGCGCTGGAAGTACCCGACGTCGAGCTCGCCGCTGCCGCGCTCGCCCGCGGCGTGAAGTGCCAGCCGCTGTCGTGGCACCGGCAGCTCCCCGGCCCACCTGGACTCGTCCTCGGCTACGCGGCCACCCCGCCGGGGACGATCACCGAAGGAGTGGCGACACTCGGCGAGACGCTGCGCGAACTGGCCTGA
- a CDS encoding LysE family translocator: MSIAFLLTALVMVVTPGTGVVYTLAAGLSHGRRASVVAALGCTLGIVPHLVATITGLAALLHTSVVAYEVVKYLGVGYLLYMAWATLRDKEVLAVEGEVEPRSAGRVIASGVLINLLNPKLTLFFVAFLPQFVPAGESGSVGAMLRLSVVFMALTFIVFTAYGMCAAAVRHRVLARPGVMTGIRRGFAACFVGLSAWLAVA, from the coding sequence TTGAGCATCGCGTTCCTGCTGACCGCCTTGGTCATGGTGGTCACTCCCGGCACCGGGGTGGTGTACACACTGGCTGCCGGGTTGTCCCACGGTCGCCGGGCGAGCGTGGTGGCTGCGCTCGGCTGCACGCTTGGCATCGTGCCGCATCTGGTGGCGACGATCACCGGCCTCGCCGCGCTGCTGCACACCAGTGTTGTCGCCTACGAGGTGGTGAAGTACCTCGGTGTCGGATACCTCTTGTACATGGCGTGGGCGACGCTTCGCGACAAGGAGGTGCTGGCCGTCGAGGGGGAGGTCGAGCCGCGGTCGGCGGGGCGTGTGATCGCTTCCGGGGTACTGATCAACCTTCTCAACCCGAAGCTCACGTTGTTCTTCGTTGCCTTCCTGCCGCAGTTCGTGCCGGCCGGCGAGTCCGGTTCCGTTGGTGCGATGCTCCGGCTCAGCGTTGTGTTCATGGCGCTGACATTCATCGTCTTCACCGCGTACGGGATGTGTGCCGCCGCCGTACGGCACCGTGTGCTGGCCAGGCCGGGGGTGATGACCGGTATCCGCCGGGGGTTCGCCGCCTGTTTCGTGGGTTTGAGCGCATGGCTGGCGGTGGCGTGA
- a CDS encoding D-2-hydroxyacid dehydrogenase family protein, whose product MTLHCAVLDDYQGVALSLADWSPLVGRVEVRTLREHITDRDDLVADLADCEIVVAMRERTPFDADLLRRLPRLRLLVTTGMRNASIDLAAAAAQGVTVCGTASSPTPTVELTWALILGLARHITTENRALREGGPWQSTVGQDLHGRTLGLLGLGRIGTQVARVGTAFGMEVLAWSENLTAERAADAGVRLAESKEDLLRHSDFVSVHLVLSDRTRGLLGEPELRAMRPHAYLVNTSRAAIVDRTALLRALRDGWIAGAGLDVFETEPLPADDPLRSLPNVLATPHLGYVTERNYRAFHAQAVEDITAFLAGTPIRQLTDG is encoded by the coding sequence ATGACACTCCACTGCGCAGTGCTGGACGACTACCAGGGCGTCGCCCTGTCCTTGGCGGACTGGAGCCCCCTCGTCGGCCGCGTCGAGGTGCGCACGCTCCGCGAACACATCACCGACCGGGACGACCTCGTGGCCGATCTCGCCGACTGCGAGATCGTCGTGGCCATGCGGGAGCGCACCCCCTTCGACGCGGACCTGCTGCGCCGCCTGCCCCGGCTGCGCCTGCTGGTGACCACCGGCATGCGCAACGCCTCCATCGACCTGGCCGCGGCGGCGGCCCAGGGCGTGACCGTCTGCGGCACGGCGAGCAGTCCCACCCCGACCGTCGAGCTGACCTGGGCCCTGATCCTCGGTCTCGCGCGGCACATCACAACCGAGAACCGGGCCCTACGGGAGGGCGGCCCTTGGCAGTCCACCGTCGGCCAGGACCTGCACGGCCGCACCCTGGGGCTGCTCGGGCTCGGCAGGATCGGCACCCAGGTAGCCCGCGTCGGCACCGCCTTCGGCATGGAAGTCCTCGCCTGGAGCGAGAACCTCACCGCCGAGCGGGCGGCCGACGCCGGGGTCCGGCTCGCCGAAAGCAAGGAGGACCTGCTGCGGCACAGCGACTTCGTGTCCGTCCACCTCGTGCTGTCCGACCGCACCCGCGGCCTCCTGGGCGAGCCGGAACTGCGCGCCATGCGCCCCCACGCCTACCTCGTCAACACCTCCCGCGCCGCCATCGTCGACCGGACGGCACTGCTGCGCGCCCTGCGGGACGGCTGGATCGCCGGAGCGGGACTCGACGTCTTCGAGACCGAACCGCTCCCCGCCGACGACCCCCTGCGCTCCCTGCCCAACGTGCTGGCCACACCACACCTCGGCTACGTCACCGAGCGGAACTACCGCGCCTTCCACGCGCAAGCGGTCGAAGACATCACCGCCTTCCTCGCCGGTACCCCCATCCGGCAGCTGACGGACGGCTGA
- a CDS encoding GNAT family N-acetyltransferase, translating into MTVIRRFESGDLLGVLRLCEAEGWPSFPADPPRAMRILTAPGVTTVVAVDDGAVIGFAELFSDGHLQAYLANLVVAADERGSGIGRRLVGEALRLAGGERIDVLSTEEAIGFYRSLPHTDKPGFRIYPFHEGP; encoded by the coding sequence GTGACGGTGATCCGGAGGTTCGAGTCGGGTGACCTGCTCGGTGTCCTTCGTCTGTGCGAGGCCGAAGGCTGGCCTTCCTTCCCGGCCGATCCGCCCCGAGCGATGAGGATCCTCACAGCACCCGGCGTCACTACCGTCGTCGCCGTTGACGACGGTGCCGTCATCGGCTTCGCCGAGTTGTTCAGTGACGGACACCTGCAGGCCTACCTTGCCAACCTGGTCGTTGCCGCCGATGAGCGCGGCTCGGGCATTGGGCGGCGACTGGTAGGCGAAGCACTGCGGTTGGCCGGCGGTGAGCGGATCGACGTCCTCAGCACAGAAGAGGCGATCGGCTTCTATCGTTCGCTCCCCCACACCGACAAACCCGGCTTCCGGATCTATCCCTTCCACGAAGGCCCATAG